The Paenibacillus sp. FSL H7-0357 nucleotide sequence GCTCCTCCATCCAGTTGCCTTCAGCTGCACCGGATGTGGGGTTGAAACGGGAGTAGAGCATGAACAGCATCAGATGTCCGATATCAAATAGATCACCTTGTATGGTTGCAGGCTTCGATGGCGTTACGCTGTTGAAGCCTGTTTGTGTTTGCTGCCGGGCTGCTGTGTCATTGCCGCCGATCGGCGCAGCTAATCCGAAGTCGATCAGATAGAGGTCTTCACCCCGCATAATCACATTTGGAATACGGATATCCAGATGAACAAAACCCTTTGAGTGAACATATTGAACACGTTCCATAAGCTCCAGTGTCCACTTCACCGTGTCCTGTTCTCCGAAAGTCCGGCTGTCTGCAAAGATCAGATCCTCTAACGTTTTGCCTTCCACATAATCTGTCACCAGCCAATAGGAGCGGTTCTCGCTGAAATAATCGCGGCAGGCCGGGATGAAGGGATGCTCCAGCTGTGAAATGACCTCCCGTTCCCAGGCCAGCATCTTTTGCCCGATTCCTTTCTTGCTCGGCTTGGCCTGCTTCACAGCTACAATCTGCTGCTCCTGTTCGTCCCTACACCGGTAGGTAATTCCGTAGCTGCCAACGCCAATCTGCGCTATAATTCTGTACCGCTTACCGATAGAACTGCCTTTCTCCAGCGGATAGTCCGCCCATGCCTGCAGGAAGCTTTTTAGATATTTAAACACGTTGATGTTACCTCGTCTTCTTCATTTCTCATGATTAATAAATTATATCATTGGCCTTGGGGCATCTGCCATTGCCGCAGCTGAACTGTTGACGGATTGGAAGACAACTGACTATAATTATTTATATAATAGCTAACTAATTAATATAATTATTAACGAAGAGGAAAGTGGTGAACAAATGAAGACAGAAGGAACATTAACAGTCCATACGGGGCGGCGCGGGGCGGAACTCAGCGATCTGTTCGGCATCTTCTTCGAGGATCTCAACCATGCAGCGGACGGCGGATTGTATGCCGAACTGGTCCAGAACCGGTCCTTTGAATTCGATCCCATAGACAAGGCTGACTACCATGCACTGACTGCCTGGGAACCTGTGATACGCGGTGACGGGCAAGCTGTAATTACTGTGGAAGACAAAGAACCTTTAAATCCCCGGAATCTCCATTATGCTGTCATCGACATTGTGTCGGAGGGCGGCGGAGTCGGCATCATGAATCTGGGCTTTAACAGCGGCATCCCGGTAAAAGAAGGCGATAATTATAAATTCTCCATGTACGCACGCCGCGATAACAGCTGGGATACACCACTGACTGTAACGATAGAAGCAGTGGACGGCACCGTTTATGGTGCTGCGAAAATCACTGTGAACAGCAGTGAGTGGACCCGGTACGAGGCCGTAATACAAGCTAATAGTACAGACAACAGCAGCCGGCTTGTAATCCTTGCAGGGGGAAGCGGAAAGGTATGTCTGGACATGGTGTCCCTGTTCCCGGAGAAGACCTTCCTGAATCGGCCCGGCGGCCTGCGCGAGGATCTCTCAATGCTGCTTGCGGACATGAAGCCAAAGTTTATGCGTTTTCCGGGAGGCTGTCTGATCCATGACGGGTCGCTTAACCCGGATGACAGAAACTCGATGTACAGATGGAAGAATACCATCGGGGATATAGCCCAAAGACCGCCCAGACGGAACAACTGGAGTTATAATCAGACGCTTGGATTAGGGTATTTGGAGTATTTTCAATTCTGCGAGGATATTGGCGCGAAGCCGATTCCCGTTCTGCCCGGCGGATACGACCCGCATCATAAACGGATTGTGCCACTGGATGAATTGCAGCCGTGGATTGATGATGCGCTTGATTTAATAGAGTTCGCGAACGGCGATTCCTCAACGGAATGGGGCGGCATCCGTGCCGGCCTTGGCCATACGGAGCCCTTTGGCCTGGAGTATATCGGCATTGGGAACGAAGAGGTAGGCGAGCCGTTTTTCGAACGGTATCCCTTTTTCCATGAGGCCATCAAGGCCAAGTATCCGGAAATTAAGGTGATTAATTCGAGCGGCCCTTTCTCAGCGGGCAAGGAATATGAACGGGGCTGGGCATCAGCCAGAGCAAACGGCTCCGATCTGGTAGACGAGCATTATTATGCGGCACCGGAGTGGTTCCTGGCCAATCATCACCGGTATGATGAATTTAAAGCCGGTGAGCCGAAGGTATTCCTCGGTGAATATGCCTCATGGGGCAACACTTATTATAATGCGCTGGTCGAAGCTGCGTTCATGACCGGGCTCCAGAACAACGCCCACGCGGTCGGACTGGCCTGTTATGCCCCCATGCTCTGCAATGTGGATTATGTGAATTGGAAGCCGGATATGATATGGTTCAACAATCATCAAGCCTACGGGACGGCCAATTATTACGTGCAGAAATTATTCATGAACCACCAGGGAGATCAGCTGCTGGAGATGAGAAGCTGCGGATTTGCACCTGCTCAAGCACAGGAGGATCAACCGATAACCGGAGCCATCACACTGGCGGTGGACGCTTCCGCTGCCCGTTTCTCCGAGATCACACTTGTTAACAATCTGACCGGAGAAGTGAAGGCTTACGCGGACCTGTCCGGCGAAGTTGCGGATCTGCCGGATCCGGCATTAAATGGAGCAGCCAAGCGGACGCTGGAGCTGGGTCCTACGCATTGGACGAATTACACGCTGAGTCTGAAAGCGGTACGCACCGGAGGGGCAAAGGGGTTTGTGCTCTATTTTGGCAAAGCAGATGAACAAAACCATTTATTCTGGGAAATCGGCGGCTGGCAGAATCAGGATTCCATAGTTGCTTCCATTGCACAAGGCAGAAATTCCGTCTTAACCCATACCCTGTTCACCGTCGAAAGTGATGTGGAATACTATCTTACGCTGGAGGTCTCGGGAAGGCAGATCCGCACTTATATTGACGGAGAGCTGATTAATGAGGCGGAAGATAAACTGCCTGTAATAGAACCGCTCTATTACACAGCAAGTGTAGAGCATTCGACCGGGGATATGATTCTCAAAACTGTTAATATGCAGGAAGTGAGCGTTACTGCTGAGATTGTTTTGGAAGGATTGGCTGATAAGAGACTGAGTATAGAAGTGTACGAAATGTCGGGACATCAGCCGGAGGACGAAAACAGCTTCGAGCAGCCCATGCTTGTCTCCCCGAAACAGAAGGCCTTGCAGACAGAGGGCAGCAGCTTTGCTTATGAGTTTCCGAAGCAGTCGGTGACAGTGATGAGACTCCGATAACCAACCTTGTATAGCTGAGAATAGACCATAAGCGCTTGGCTTCCCGGGAAGCAGGCGCTTTTTGCTGTTTTATCCGCTCTTTTGCGCTGGTGTTAGGGGACGGGCCCTGCGGATTTCATCCGAAACTGGCTTGGGGTAAGCTTGACGAACTTCTTAAACTGCCGCATAAAATGCACGCTATTCTCATAACCACAAGCGGAAGCAATATGGCTTACCGGGTAGGAAGTGTTCTCCAGCAAATACGAAGCGTACCCGAGCCTGTTGTGAATGACGTCAACCATGACCGGAATTCCGAAGATCTGCTTGTACATATGCTGGAAATGCGACCGGCTGAGCCGCAGCTTCTCTGCAAGCTGATCCACGGTAAACCATATCCAGGGCCCGGATCAGCGTGTCAAACGGAAGATTCAGCTGACTGAAGAAATCCTCGGCGTCCTCCATCTCAAAGTGGAACCAATCATGGATCATCGGACATCCGGCCCCCCGGTAGAACTGAAGGCTGCTTTTCTTGTAGATAATGTAGGTGTTTTTGTCGGCGATGATCCTTTGGCCTTGTAGCTGTATCTCCATGGTGCTGCGGAACATTAAAAACAGATAATCCCCCGAGCCATGGGGACGGTCTATCGTAAACCCTTCGGGATGGATGACTTTAAGGGTCAAGTGATAAATATATGTGAGATTAACAGATAATAAGTTAGTAACGGAGATGAAAGTATGAGAGTGTTCATCCGGGATTCTGAATGGACGCATTCAGTTATTCGTAATCAGATGTCAGAACATTCAGAGAGAAATTGTGTCGAGTGTCAGTAAAATATATAATGAAAGAGTAAACGCAGCTAAGAACAGAGACGGCAGTGGCGAAGCAAGGCGGGCATCATACATACCAAAGGAGAAATTTAATGTGAATGAGAAGCTGAAGAAGGCATATGAACGAGTGGGATTGTCTGAAAACGTATCCAGAGAAGAGATAAATAAACGGTTTGATCTGCTGCTTAAACGGCGGCGTTCCAAAGCTTCCGATGATGAAAGGTCAGCGCCGGAGGAGGATTTTCAGGCCTTCAAGTTTATTCTGGATAGTCTGGACGAGCAGGAGATTCAGGAAGCCGAACAGCAGAGACTGGCGAAATACGGCAAGCTTTCCGGTTTTGCGAGTAAATGGGAACGGTTTATGCGCCTGTACAAGACACATGTAATTGTATCCATTATTATCGTTATTGTACTGGCTGTAGGCGGGAACGCGCTTTATAACAATTGGCAGCATAAGAAATATCTCGCCTCTCTGCCTCCGGTTGATGCGGAAATCATGTTCCTGGGCAATTTTGGGGTTCAGGACCCGGATGGTAAGACGGATGCTCT carries:
- a CDS encoding serine/threonine protein kinase, translating into MFKYLKSFLQAWADYPLEKGSSIGKRYRIIAQIGVGSYGITYRCRDEQEQQIVAVKQAKPSKKGIGQKMLAWEREVISQLEHPFIPACRDYFSENRSYWLVTDYVEGKTLEDLIFADSRTFGEQDTVKWTLELMERVQYVHSKGFVHLDIRIPNVIMRGEDLYLIDFGLAAPIGGNDTAARQQTQTGFNSVTPSKPATIQGDLFDIGHLMLFMLYSRFNPTSGAAEGNWMEELELSPQLELILIRLLGEGVPYQSTSEFVSELSASLPGLKS
- a CDS encoding alpha-L-arabinofuranosidase C-terminal domain-containing protein — protein: MKTEGTLTVHTGRRGAELSDLFGIFFEDLNHAADGGLYAELVQNRSFEFDPIDKADYHALTAWEPVIRGDGQAVITVEDKEPLNPRNLHYAVIDIVSEGGGVGIMNLGFNSGIPVKEGDNYKFSMYARRDNSWDTPLTVTIEAVDGTVYGAAKITVNSSEWTRYEAVIQANSTDNSSRLVILAGGSGKVCLDMVSLFPEKTFLNRPGGLREDLSMLLADMKPKFMRFPGGCLIHDGSLNPDDRNSMYRWKNTIGDIAQRPPRRNNWSYNQTLGLGYLEYFQFCEDIGAKPIPVLPGGYDPHHKRIVPLDELQPWIDDALDLIEFANGDSSTEWGGIRAGLGHTEPFGLEYIGIGNEEVGEPFFERYPFFHEAIKAKYPEIKVINSSGPFSAGKEYERGWASARANGSDLVDEHYYAAPEWFLANHHRYDEFKAGEPKVFLGEYASWGNTYYNALVEAAFMTGLQNNAHAVGLACYAPMLCNVDYVNWKPDMIWFNNHQAYGTANYYVQKLFMNHQGDQLLEMRSCGFAPAQAQEDQPITGAITLAVDASAARFSEITLVNNLTGEVKAYADLSGEVADLPDPALNGAAKRTLELGPTHWTNYTLSLKAVRTGGAKGFVLYFGKADEQNHLFWEIGGWQNQDSIVASIAQGRNSVLTHTLFTVESDVEYYLTLEVSGRQIRTYIDGELINEAEDKLPVIEPLYYTASVEHSTGDMILKTVNMQEVSVTAEIVLEGLADKRLSIEVYEMSGHQPEDENSFEQPMLVSPKQKALQTEGSSFAYEFPKQSVTVMRLR
- a CDS encoding helix-turn-helix domain-containing protein, which translates into the protein MDQLAEKLRLSRSHFQHMYKQIFGIPVMVDVIHNRLGYASYLLENTSYPVSHIASACGYENSVHFMRQFKKFVKLTPSQFRMKSAGPVP